In the Bacillus sp. HSf4 genome, GGTGCGCCTGCTTGCGAAATCGCTTCTTTAATGTTTAAGAAGTCCACTTCGCTTTTAAAGATTTTGTTGGCGCTCATAGATAAAAGCGATGAGAGGCCTGTTGATTCTTTATAGCTGACAACGGATGCGCCCGCCATGCTTTTATGGTCTTTTTTCATCGCTTTCACCACATCTTCATAGTAGCCGAGTTCATCAACGAGATTGATCTTCTTCGCCTGGCGTCCGTCGTAAACACGGCCGTCGGCGATTTTCTTCACATCGCTTTCCGACATATGGCGTCCGTCAGCGATGACATCTACAAATCCTTCGTATGCATCATCGACCATGCCCTGCATGATTTCCCGTTCTTTTTTCGTCATGTCGCGAGTCGGAGACATGATGTCTTTAAATTCTCCGCTTTTAATCGTTTCGGTTTTCAGTCCGAGTTTTTCCGCAAGTCCGCTGTAGTTCAGGCTTTCCATAATAACCCCGAGAGAGCCTGTGAGCGTATCGGGGGCTGCGTAAATTTTATCGGCTGCCGTTGAAATATAATAGCCGCCTGATGCAGCCATAGACCCCATGGAAACGTAGATCGGCTTTTTCGTTTCCTTTTTGATTTCTTCAAGCTTCTTATGTATCTCAGCGCTTTCGTATACTCCGCCTCCCGGAGAATTGACGCGCAAAATAATCCCTTTTACCGCGGAATCATCCTTTGCTTTTTCAAGCGTTTTTAAGAATGCTCTGTGATTATACCCATCAGACCCGAGCAGGCTTGAAGCACCCCCATTATCGGCGATCGTTCCATTCACTTCAAGCACGGCGATTTTGCTTGATGAGCTGCCTTGTTCAAGCACCGTTTCCTCCTGTGTGTCATTGAGTCCAAACTGCATCTTGCCGTCCTCGCCAAAGCTGTCAAATACAGACAGCACAAGACTTATAACCGCAGAAAACCCGAAAATCCCCAATGCGATTACAAGCGCGATCCATCTTTTAGGATTCATCCTTTGTTCTCCTCCTTTAACATTTAAACGCTGCATGTCTTTGTACGTATATGAAGAGAAAAAGTTCATTATGATATGGCTTCATATACAAGAAATATTTAGGACATGGTAAACTAGGGTCACTGGTCATTTTAACACAATGTGAAATGGCAGAAAAATCTAAACTTCAACAGACAAAGGGGAGAATGATTGTGACAGACCGCCGGAACATTTATTTCTTTTACAAAAAAAGCGAAGAAACCGACGAACAGTGCAACAATCTGAAACAGCTCGCGGGAGAACACGGATTTCGCGTCGTTCATCATCATGAGGATGCCAATATTATCGCAAGCATCGGCGGTGACGGCACCTTTTTGCAGGCGGTGCGAAAAACGAATTTCAGGGATGACTGCCTTTACGTGGGTATCGCGAAAAAGGGGAAAGCTCATTTATATGCGGATTTTAATATACATGACACCGATAAAATGATTGAAGCGACAAATTCCGAACAAATCGAAGTCAGAAAATATCCGCTGATTGATGTGACAGTCGACGGAACCAACCGTTTTCAGTGCCTGAACGAAGTCTCCATTCGCTCCAGCATCATCAAAACGTTTGTCATGGATGTGTTTATTGATGATCTTCATTTTGAAACATTTCGGGGAGACGGTATGATTGTCTCTACTCCTACGGGCAGCACCGCCTATAATAAATCTGTCGAAGGTGCCGTTGTCGATCCGCTCTTGCCTTGCATACAAGTCACAGAGCTCGCATCGCTCAACAACAACACTTACCGGACGCTGGGGTCTCCGTTTATTTTAAGCGCGGACCGCAAGCTGACGTTAAAAATCGTCCAGGACGGCAATGATTATCCGATCATCGGCCTTGATAACGAAGCCTTCAGCACGATGCATGTAAAAGAAGTCGAGGTCAGCCTTTCCGGCAAGGTGATCAAAACGATTAAATTAAAAGACAACTCATTCTGGGAAAAAGTAAAGCGCACATTCCTTTAATTTTTTAAAAAAAGAGCAAGACTCCCGTCTTGCTCTTTTTGATGAAACTTATAGCGTAATTTTAACTTCTGCATTCATGCCGGGCAGCACTTTGGCGGACGGATTTTGAATCGAGATCTTCACTTGGACTTTTTCGGTGACTTTCGTATAGTCCCCGCTTGTATTGATTTGCGGAAGCATCGAAAATACCGAATTTGTCACATATCCGATCTCCTCGACTTTTCCTTCAAACGTTGCATCAGGGTCTCCATCAACTGTAATCTCCACTTTATCGCCCTTTTCGATGTCGTGCAATTCCGTTTCTTTAATATTGGCTGTAATATAAAGGTCATCCATATGAGCAGTTTGGCCGATGACATCCCCCGCGTTTACGATTTGATGATTGACGGCTGCATGTTTGACCAGTGTTCCGTCGGATAGAGCCTTGACGGATACCGACTGCTGGCCGTCTGATATTTCTCCGAGCTTGTCTCCGTCTGAAATATGATCACCTTCTTTTGCACTCCAGCCGCTTAATTTCCCTGATGCCGGAGCCGTTATTTTTGTCATGTTGGCGGAAACCTCTGCTTCATCTGTCGTGACATAATGTTGATTTTGATAATAGTAATACCCGCATACAGCGATAAGCGTTAAAAGTGCGATAATACCGATCATATTGATGATCACCAAACGTCCTTTACTCATGTTTATCCTATCTCCTTTTGTTGATTTGCTGAAGGCTCAGGCAGATGAAGCCGCTTTTGAACGAGCGATCTTCCCTTTCCGGTCGCCGCCTTTCCAATCGAAGCCGCGAGCAATATCACGCTAAGCCACAGCAGTATGGTAAACAAGTCATGATATGCACCGAGAGCTGAAGCTTTTCTGGCATTCGCAACAACCGTATAGGCCGCCATGTTTTTCGCATCACCGAGAGAGAGCCCGGTGCTGACAAAATGATGAATCATTTTTGACAATTCCAGCTGGATTTCAGGATCAGTCTCGCTGACATGGCCCCTGATCATCTCATAGTGGACGGCATTCTTCATTGAAGCAAACCAGCCGAACACCGGCGCAGCCCAGGCGCCGGCGAAATTGCGGATAAAATGAAGCGAAACCGACCGTTTTGAAGCTTGATGGATATCGCCGGCCAGCGCTGTGCCAAGCGCTCCCGACACCAATACCATACTGACGCCGCTGCCAAGCAAAAAGGCATGAAGATATAACGATTCCATCGGAACACCCGGTTGAACCGATCTCCATTCCAATCCGACGATGATCATTTCCACAGCGCCGACGCAGCCGAGCAATCCGGCGCCAACCTGATCATATAAAAGCGTGCTGAGCACGGCTGTCGCTAAAATCCCCGTGAAAAAACACATATAAAAGCGGGTGAGATTGTCAAAAGAAGCATCTGCAATATTTTCCAAAAATCCGTTTATCCCGGCAAGAGAAACAATGAGTGCAATGTGTGACACAACGGCCATGACTGTCCCGGAAACGGCTTTTGCAGACCACAGCGAACGAAACGGCACAAGCGGATCCGGGGGGCGCAAGTCTGTGATGATAAACAACGCCAAGATGATGAATCCAGCCAAAAAGAACGGCCACACATAAAAAGAGTGAACACCCGTCTTCTGCAAATTGATAAGCGGCACCGCCAACACAATCATGAGTAATGAGAGCATCAATACTCCCGTCTTATCAATCGAATGATGCTCCCGCTCTTCTGCTGTTTGTTTAGGCAAAGAAAAGAAACCGATCACCAGACAAAGGGCAGGCGAACAAATATTTAATATAAACACCCAGCGCCATGCATCCGCGCTCAATGACAGCGAACCAAACACCGCCCCGATGGCAGAGGCGCCGAACAATCCGCTGATGACGAAAAACAAAAACAAGTTGCGGATCTTGTTCGGAAACGAAATCAATTTGACAGGGAGAATCGTCAAAAATAACATCCCGGCGCTCAATCCCTGTATCACCCTTCCGGCGATAAGCGACAGCAAACCTGTTGAAAACGCGTCAATCAGTGAACCAAATAAAAATAAGGTGATGAAGGTCAAGTAGCTGTTCCTAATCCCGAACCTTCTTGAAAATATACGTCCAAGCGGAACACCGAGAGCAAAAGCAAGGTTTGACAAAATGGACGGGATCCGCATATCGTCCGGTGACAGATGCAGTCCATTTTGAATGACGACCTGGCTCAGCGTATAGGAAAGATTGAGAAAGTATTGCGGGCCAATGGCCAATATCGTTAAAACCGAAATGATAAAATATTTCGGAATGCCCATTTTTTTAGACCCTTGAATTGTCGCAGCGGATGGACCCATAAGAGCCCCTCCTTTCATTATATATTTCATAATACAAGTTGTATAATACAAGTTATATTATACATCCTTCTTTCAATAAATCAACAGGTTTAAAAAAGAAAAAGGCTGGTGATCTTCTGATCAACAGCCTTTAGCCGATTATTTGCTCCACTTTTTAAAATCCCGATTCAGCCTGGTTAAATGAGTTTCCAACGTATTCAGCTCTTCTTTTGTCCAGTCTTGAAGAACTTCGGTGTATACATGATAGCGGGCTCTTTGCACTTTGTTCAGAGTGTCAATGCCTTCTGAAGTCATTTCGACAAGGCTGATCCGGCCGTTTTTAGGATCGGGAAAACGCCTGATGAGCTTTTTCCGTTCCAAAGCGGAAACCTGCCGGCTTGCTGTCGAAAGGTTCAGCATTAAAGTTTCCGCCAGCGAGTTGATGGCAAGAGGACTTTGCTTATCAAGCTCACTCAGCAGCAGATATTCCGAGCGGTCCAGATTTCCAAACCGCGGACTGTAAGCTGTTGTCAGACGGACCAAAAGCGCGATTTCCTTCTCGATGTTCCGGAGTGAGTCACGCCCCAAAGGATATTCCCCCTCTTGTTTGGTTATTCAGCTTTCGTTTTACGGGCGATTTCCCGTTGTCTGAGTTCAAAACGCCTGATCTTCGCTGAAGGCGTTTTCGGCAATTCTTCAATGAATTCAATCTCCCGGGGATATTTATAAGGCGCGGTCATGGCCTTCACATGATTTTGCAATTCTTTTGCGAGGCGTTCGTCCCCACGGGACATATCCTTTAAGACAACGTACGCTTTGACGATCGATCCCCTAATGTCATCAGGGCTCCCGACCACCGCACATTCTTTGACCTCCGGATGTTTGATGAGCGCATCTTCGACTTCAAAGGGCCCGATCGTGTAGCCGGAACTGATAATAATGTCATCGCTGCGGCTTTCAAACCAAAAATACCCGTCTTCATCTTTCCGGCCCTTATCCCCGGTGATAAAATAATCCCCTCGTCTTTGGTGTTGCGTTCTTTCCGGATCTTGATAATATTCTTTAAACAAAGCCGGTGTGCTCAAATGCACGGCAATATCCCCCGTTTCATTCGGGGCGCAGACTTTCCCGTCCACGTTCACAATGTCAACGATGTTTCCGGGAGTCGGTTTTCCCATGCTTCCAGGCTTGATTTCCATCCCTTTCAGCACACCGACGAGCAGCGTGCTCTCCGTTTGTCCGTATCCGTCGCGCACATCCACATGAAAATGCTTTTTAAACGTGTCGATGACTTCCCTGTTTAAAGGTTCACCCGCTGAAACCGCGCTATGTACGGATGAAAGATCAAAGGTTGACAAATCATTGACCTTCGCCATAAACCTGTACTCTGTCGGGGTGCAGCACAGCACATTGATTTGATAGCGCTCCATCAGCTCCAAATAGGTTTCCGGATCGAATTTTCCATGATAGACAAATCCTGTCGCACCGCTTCCCAGTACGGCTAAAAAGGGACTCCACACCCATTTTTGCCATCCGGGTCCAGCCGTCGCCCAGACGAGGTCGTTTTCTTCGATCGCAAGCCATGCGGCAGCCGTCGTTCTTAAATGGGCATACGCCCAGCCGTGTGTATGAACGACGCCTTTCGGCTGACCTGTCGTGCCTGATGTATAGGAAATAAATGCAATATCATCCCGGGATGTATCCGCAGCTTGAAATTCCGCTCCGTTTGCTTGGTCCATTTCTTTAGAAAGATCGATCCATCCTTCTTGGCCTTCTCCGACTGAAAATGCCGTCAGCCCGCCGACAGACTCGACTTCCCGGAAAGAATCGGCAAATGACGAATAGACAATTGCCCCCTTTACACCGGCATGTTTGATTCTATATTCCAAGTCTTTTCCCCGAAGCATTTCAGAGCAAGGGATGACCACCATTCCCGCTTTTAAAATCGCCATGTAGACAGCATACGTTTCCAAAACGCGCGGCATCATCACGATCAGCTTGTCGCCTTTTTTCAGTCCCTTCCCCGTTAAAACGCTGCCGATTTTATCCGCCTTTTCGATCAGATCATGATAGGTCCACGACAATTTGCGCCCTGCTTCATCTTCCCAAATGAAAGCCGTTTTATTTGAAGAAGCCTTAAACTTTTCAATTTCATCAACCGCATTGTACTTAAGCGGCGCTATCAAATCTTCTCTTCTCAACGCATACACCTCTCATCTTTTGCCGTCTTTCTATTATACATAACCCTTTATGTATTCTGAACCATTTTCCTTTTTTGCCAATATAAAAAGAGTGGGGAAAACCCCACCCATTATCCATTGCTTTTCAATTTTCAGGTTATTGTTGTGGTCCACCCATTTGCTGTTGAGCGAAAGAAACTAAACGCTTAGTGATTTCTCCTCCAACTGAACCGTTTGCACGAGAAGTAGTGTCTGCACCAAGGTTAACGCCGAATTCAGAAGCGATTTCAAACTTCATTTGGTCGATAGCTTGAGCAGCGCCAGGAACCAATAGTTGGTTAGAACTGTTTTGTCTGTTTTGTTGAGCCATGTGTTCTCACCTCCTTGTGAGTATAGATTGTGTAAAAACACATGACTTCATGCAAATAATGATTGGTAATTGTATGCAATAAAAACAGACAAAACGGTGTGCCGCCAAACAGCTTTAAAAAAAGTCGGCAAATTTATCTTTCGCTTCTTTTTTGCTGCTTAATACGATCGTTTCCGTTTTTTCGACCGCTTCTTGAATGAGCGGTTCAAAATCCGTATAGCTTTCAAAGTGCTCGATTTTTTCTTTTTTCGGGCGTGTTTTCGGCGCTGTAGGAGTAAAGATCGTGCAGCAGTCTTCATATGGACGAATGCTGATATCATACGTGTCGATTTCTTTCGCTTTTTCGATGATCTCTGTTTTATCCATTCCGATCAGCGGCCGCAAAACCGGTGTGCTCGTAACGGCATTGATGGCATACATGCTCTCCAGCGTCTGGCTTGCCACTTGCCCGAGGCTTTCTCCGGTAAAGATGGCCAGGGCATTATGCCGTTCGCGAAGCTTGTCTGCAATCTGCAGCATGAGTCTGCGCGTCGCAGTCATCGAATAGTTTTCCGGAATTTGTTTTTGAATGAGTTCCTGCGTTTTTGTAAACGGAACGATATGAAGCTTGATGTCCCCGCCGAACGCTGTGAGACGCTCGGTCAGATCAATGACTTTTTGCTTGGCCCGTTCACTTGTGTATGGCGGGCTGAAGAAGTGGACGGCTTCAATTTCAAGTCCGCGCTTCATTGCGTAGAAGCCGGCAACAGGGCTGTCAATCCCGCCCGAGATCATCAGCATCGCTTTTCCTCCGCTTCCGACAGGCAGACCTCCGGCGCCTTTTTCATCCCTGAACGTCAAATAAGTGGCATCCTCTCTGATCTCGATCCTTAAATGGATATCAGGCGAGTGAACGTCAACGGACAGGCCGTCTGTATTTCGCAAAATATGACCGCCGATTTCGGCATTCATTTCATTCGTGTTTAATTCAAACTGCTTATAGGCTCTTTTAGTGGATACTTTAAATGTGTCCCCAGGCTTGTATTGCTGTTGAACAGAGGCGAGAGCCGTCTCTTTTATGCTGTCCAAGTTTGTCTCGCATTTGACGGCGAGGCTGAAGGACTGAATCCCGAACACATGCTTTAAGCGGGCGATGACGGGCTCCGCATCCTCGCCGTTTAACATCAGGGTCATTCTGTCACGGGTTGACTCATAACGGATGTTCTTAAAATCGCGGAGGACCATTTTCATGTTCCTTTTCAGCCGGTCGACAAAAAGCCGTCTGTTCTTTCCTTTTGTTGAGATTTCACCAAAGCGGATTAAAATGTAATCGTATTTCATCTGTTTCCCTACCTCATAATTCCTTTTAATTTGTGTAAACTTTCTTTTAAGGCCGTCATAAACGGCTCGACTGTTTCTCTGCCATCGCGGTAAGTCAGGCTGACTCTGATGCTGCTTTTGGCGGCCTCGTCCCCTTTGCCCATGGCTGACAGCACCTTGCTTGGTTTATGCTGTTTTGATGAACATGCGGATGTCGTCGATACAAAAATATCTCGTTCTTCAAGCATATGCAAGAGAACTTCAGCTTTCATTCCGGGAACGGAGAAATTAATAATATGCGGCGCACTGCCGGTTTCCGGCGTATTTAATATCACACCTTTTATCTCTTTTAGCTCTCTGATCATGTCCGATTTTGCCGCTTTCATTTCTTCTATATAATCGTCATAATCCTTTGAAGACATGTTGACGGCTTTTGCAAGCGAAACTGCGCCTGCGGTGTTTTCGGTTCCGGCTCTTCGGTTGTTTTGCTGTTCTCCGCCCGAGATTAACGGAAAAAGCGTAAGCTCCTCTTTTAGTATAAGGGCGCCGGTTCCTTTTAACCCGTGAAATTTATGGCCTGAGATCGTGCAAAGGTCAATCGCTGAACGGGTGATGTCGAGAGGAACCTTGTTGATGCCTTGAACATAATCAACATGAAAGTATGCACGGCTCTTTTCTTTAACGATTCTTCCGATTTCTTCTATCGGCTGAATGGCGCCTGTTTCATTATTGACATGCATAACGCTGACAAGAATCGTATCTTTGCGAAGCGCTTTTTCCAACTGTTCGGGTGAAACAAAGCCCTGGCCGTCAACAGGGAGATATGTGACCTCAAAATCGAACGCCTCCTTCAGCTGCTCCAATGATTCTGAGACTGAAGGGTGTTCTATGGAAGAAGTGATGATATGTTTTCCCTTATGCTGATGAGCCAGTGCCGTTCCTTTGAGCGCCATATTGTTGGCTTCTGATGCACCTGATGTAAATACGACATCATAGCGGCTGAGAGACAGAGCCGATTTGATCTGCTGTCTCGCCTCAGTCAATAATTGATCTGCTTCAACACCATGGCGGTGCAATGACGAAGGATTGCCAAAGAAGCGCTGATTTACTTGTTCATAAATTTGTAATATTTCCTGATAAGGTTTGGTTGTCGAACTGTTATCAAGATAAATCATGACCTTCTCCTTTAAAATTGAACGTTCTTTTTCATGACTGTATATGTTATCATAACAACTTGTAATTGAAAATTAAAAATAAAAGTGTTTGACTTCTCTGATTTTTAAAATATAATAGTCTTTGGACTTTTGTCATACTATATCGCAAAAACTAATTGACAGAAAATTTAAACATCGCCAGGAGGTTCTTTTTAATGAAAACTTCACTATCCGCTAAGGAAACGACTGCGATCGGGCTCATGCTCTTCGCTCTCTTTTTCGGAGCGGGAAATATGATATTTCCTCCCCAGCTTGGTCAGGCTGCGGGAGAACATGTATGGCCGGCCATCACCGGGTTCTTGCTCACAGGCGTCGGGCTGCCGCTGCTTGGGGTTATTGCGGTCGCTCTGACCGGGAGCGCAAAAGGATTGGCCGACAAAGCGCACCCGGTTTTCGGAACGATTTTAATCGTCAGCATTTATTTAACGATCGGACCGTTGTTTGCGATCCCGAGAACGGGGAACGTTTCGTATGTTATCGCTGTTGAACCTTTTTTAGGAAAACATTCATCAAATCTTTACCTGTTTATTTTTACCTTAATTTTCTTCGGTATCACATACTTTTTAGCATTAAATCCAAGCAAGCTTGTTGACCGGATCGGCAAAATATTGACACCGATATTATTGGCTGTCATCGCCCTCTTAGTCATTAAAGCGTTTGTGACGCCGATGGGCAGCATTGGTTCTGTGACAGAAGCTTATCAGTCCGCACCGCTGTTCGTCGG is a window encoding:
- the sppA gene encoding signal peptide peptidase SppA, translated to MNPKRWIALVIALGIFGFSAVISLVLSVFDSFGEDGKMQFGLNDTQEETVLEQGSSSSKIAVLEVNGTIADNGGASSLLGSDGYNHRAFLKTLEKAKDDSAVKGIILRVNSPGGGVYESAEIHKKLEEIKKETKKPIYVSMGSMAASGGYYISTAADKIYAAPDTLTGSLGVIMESLNYSGLAEKLGLKTETIKSGEFKDIMSPTRDMTKKEREIMQGMVDDAYEGFVDVIADGRHMSESDVKKIADGRVYDGRQAKKINLVDELGYYEDVVKAMKKDHKSMAGASVVSYKESTGLSSLLSMSANKIFKSEVDFLNIKEAISQAGAPRAMYLYAK
- a CDS encoding NAD kinase, which produces MTDRRNIYFFYKKSEETDEQCNNLKQLAGEHGFRVVHHHEDANIIASIGGDGTFLQAVRKTNFRDDCLYVGIAKKGKAHLYADFNIHDTDKMIEATNSEQIEVRKYPLIDVTVDGTNRFQCLNEVSIRSSIIKTFVMDVFIDDLHFETFRGDGMIVSTPTGSTAYNKSVEGAVVDPLLPCIQVTELASLNNNTYRTLGSPFILSADRKLTLKIVQDGNDYPIIGLDNEAFSTMHVKEVEVSLSGKVIKTIKLKDNSFWEKVKRTFL
- a CDS encoding HlyD family efflux transporter periplasmic adaptor subunit; the encoded protein is MSKGRLVIINMIGIIALLTLIAVCGYYYYQNQHYVTTDEAEVSANMTKITAPASGKLSGWSAKEGDHISDGDKLGEISDGQQSVSVKALSDGTLVKHAAVNHQIVNAGDVIGQTAHMDDLYITANIKETELHDIEKGDKVEITVDGDPDATFEGKVEEIGYVTNSVFSMLPQINTSGDYTKVTEKVQVKISIQNPSAKVLPGMNAEVKITL
- a CDS encoding MFS transporter, whose amino-acid sequence is MGPSAATIQGSKKMGIPKYFIISVLTILAIGPQYFLNLSYTLSQVVIQNGLHLSPDDMRIPSILSNLAFALGVPLGRIFSRRFGIRNSYLTFITLFLFGSLIDAFSTGLLSLIAGRVIQGLSAGMLFLTILPVKLISFPNKIRNLFLFFVISGLFGASAIGAVFGSLSLSADAWRWVFILNICSPALCLVIGFFSLPKQTAEEREHHSIDKTGVLMLSLLMIVLAVPLINLQKTGVHSFYVWPFFLAGFIILALFIITDLRPPDPLVPFRSLWSAKAVSGTVMAVVSHIALIVSLAGINGFLENIADASFDNLTRFYMCFFTGILATAVLSTLLYDQVGAGLLGCVGAVEMIIVGLEWRSVQPGVPMESLYLHAFLLGSGVSMVLVSGALGTALAGDIHQASKRSVSLHFIRNFAGAWAAPVFGWFASMKNAVHYEMIRGHVSETDPEIQLELSKMIHHFVSTGLSLGDAKNMAAYTVVANARKASALGAYHDLFTILLWLSVILLAASIGKAATGKGRSLVQKRLHLPEPSANQQKEIG
- a CDS encoding MarR family transcriptional regulator; amino-acid sequence: MGRDSLRNIEKEIALLVRLTTAYSPRFGNLDRSEYLLLSELDKQSPLAINSLAETLMLNLSTASRQVSALERKKLIRRFPDPKNGRISLVEMTSEGIDTLNKVQRARYHVYTEVLQDWTKEELNTLETHLTRLNRDFKKWSK
- a CDS encoding acyl--CoA ligase, translated to MRREDLIAPLKYNAVDEIEKFKASSNKTAFIWEDEAGRKLSWTYHDLIEKADKIGSVLTGKGLKKGDKLIVMMPRVLETYAVYMAILKAGMVVIPCSEMLRGKDLEYRIKHAGVKGAIVYSSFADSFREVESVGGLTAFSVGEGQEGWIDLSKEMDQANGAEFQAADTSRDDIAFISYTSGTTGQPKGVVHTHGWAYAHLRTTAAAWLAIEENDLVWATAGPGWQKWVWSPFLAVLGSGATGFVYHGKFDPETYLELMERYQINVLCCTPTEYRFMAKVNDLSTFDLSSVHSAVSAGEPLNREVIDTFKKHFHVDVRDGYGQTESTLLVGVLKGMEIKPGSMGKPTPGNIVDIVNVDGKVCAPNETGDIAVHLSTPALFKEYYQDPERTQHQRRGDYFITGDKGRKDEDGYFWFESRSDDIIISSGYTIGPFEVEDALIKHPEVKECAVVGSPDDIRGSIVKAYVVLKDMSRGDERLAKELQNHVKAMTAPYKYPREIEFIEELPKTPSAKIRRFELRQREIARKTKAE
- a CDS encoding alpha/beta-type small acid-soluble spore protein → MAQQNRQNSSNQLLVPGAAQAIDQMKFEIASEFGVNLGADTTSRANGSVGGEITKRLVSFAQQQMGGPQQ
- the thiI gene encoding tRNA uracil 4-sulfurtransferase ThiI gives rise to the protein MKYDYILIRFGEISTKGKNRRLFVDRLKRNMKMVLRDFKNIRYESTRDRMTLMLNGEDAEPVIARLKHVFGIQSFSLAVKCETNLDSIKETALASVQQQYKPGDTFKVSTKRAYKQFELNTNEMNAEIGGHILRNTDGLSVDVHSPDIHLRIEIREDATYLTFRDEKGAGGLPVGSGGKAMLMISGGIDSPVAGFYAMKRGLEIEAVHFFSPPYTSERAKQKVIDLTERLTAFGGDIKLHIVPFTKTQELIQKQIPENYSMTATRRLMLQIADKLRERHNALAIFTGESLGQVASQTLESMYAINAVTSTPVLRPLIGMDKTEIIEKAKEIDTYDISIRPYEDCCTIFTPTAPKTRPKKEKIEHFESYTDFEPLIQEAVEKTETIVLSSKKEAKDKFADFF
- a CDS encoding cysteine desulfurase family protein; its protein translation is MIYLDNSSTTKPYQEILQIYEQVNQRFFGNPSSLHRHGVEADQLLTEARQQIKSALSLSRYDVVFTSGASEANNMALKGTALAHQHKGKHIITSSIEHPSVSESLEQLKEAFDFEVTYLPVDGQGFVSPEQLEKALRKDTILVSVMHVNNETGAIQPIEEIGRIVKEKSRAYFHVDYVQGINKVPLDITRSAIDLCTISGHKFHGLKGTGALILKEELTLFPLISGGEQQNNRRAGTENTAGAVSLAKAVNMSSKDYDDYIEEMKAAKSDMIRELKEIKGVILNTPETGSAPHIINFSVPGMKAEVLLHMLEERDIFVSTTSACSSKQHKPSKVLSAMGKGDEAAKSSIRVSLTYRDGRETVEPFMTALKESLHKLKGIMR